One Neobacillus niacini DNA window includes the following coding sequences:
- a CDS encoding UDP-N-acetylmuramoyl-tripeptide--D-alanyl-D-alanine ligase has product MNKKLFPSNRRPTIAVTGSAGKTTTKSMIASILRQRWTIYESRDVNNAFINTEKSAKRLRDFHQAVVVEFGIVYFGHIIKHCGFIKPNIGVITNIGTAHIGNFGGDVTKLAAAKSELIQHMDQSGIFLFNGDDDNSKHLLIKSFPGTIIKVGIKNRADYRAETVEYTEGGMKFRVKLKGTHFPFHIPIYGIHNIYNALFAIAIGDLLGFTPEEISRGLEQYNKPVMRMATKKLTNNITIIDDTFSANVDAMKAAIDVLTNVGLNGTKIAVLGDMKGLGVITQEAHKEVGSYAALNKVDYLYTTGELAMMILQAALEQGMSPDNVIHFEQKEKLFQALTNLSPGTTILVKGARKAKMEDVVNFLTARYGDA; this is encoded by the coding sequence ATGAACAAAAAATTATTCCCTAGTAATCGAAGACCAACCATTGCGGTTACGGGGAGTGCTGGTAAAACAACGACGAAATCGATGATTGCTTCGATATTAAGACAACGATGGACGATTTACGAATCTAGAGATGTGAATAATGCATTTATCAATACGGAAAAAAGCGCAAAGAGGCTCAGAGATTTCCATCAGGCAGTGGTGGTTGAATTTGGCATCGTTTACTTCGGGCACATCATAAAGCATTGCGGTTTTATTAAACCTAATATTGGCGTGATTACGAATATCGGCACCGCTCATATCGGCAATTTCGGCGGAGATGTAACAAAATTGGCGGCAGCAAAGTCTGAACTTATACAACATATGGACCAATCTGGTATTTTCTTATTCAATGGGGATGACGATAATTCTAAGCACCTGCTTATCAAATCCTTTCCTGGAACGATAATAAAAGTCGGAATCAAAAACCGGGCAGACTATCGTGCCGAAACAGTGGAATATACAGAAGGCGGGATGAAATTTCGCGTAAAATTAAAAGGAACACATTTCCCATTTCACATTCCAATCTATGGAATTCACAATATATATAACGCGCTGTTTGCGATTGCTATTGGTGACCTGCTTGGCTTTACACCAGAAGAAATTTCTCGAGGTTTGGAACAGTACAACAAGCCTGTAATGCGGATGGCAACTAAAAAACTTACTAATAATATCACGATAATCGATGATACCTTCAGTGCAAATGTAGATGCGATGAAAGCAGCCATTGATGTCCTGACCAATGTAGGCTTGAATGGAACAAAAATTGCTGTACTAGGAGACATGAAAGGACTAGGAGTCATTACACAGGAAGCACATAAGGAAGTTGGCTCATATGCAGCCCTGAATAAAGTAGATTATCTTTATACGACTGGTGAGCTTGCCATGATGATTTTACAGGCAGCGCTGGAACAAGGAATGTCTCCGGACAACGTTATTCATTTTGAACAAAAAGAAAAGCTATTTCAAGCCCTTACTAATTTATCCCCAGGAACGACTATTTTAGTGAAAGGTGCCCGCAAAGCCAAGATGGAGGATGTAGTTAATTTCTTAACAGCCAGATATGGAGATGCCTAA
- a CDS encoding AAA family ATPase has product MNPIIEKILLNIEKVMIGKRNVAELSLIALLAEGHVLLEDVPGVGKTMMVRALAKSVNANFRRIQFTPDLLPSDVTGISIYNPKEMEFQFRPGPLMGNIILADEINRTSPKTQSALLEGMEEASVTIDGVTHRLEKPFFVMATQNPIEYEGTYPLPEAQLDRFLLKMKMGYPEVEEEIEVLNRAQKVPPIEDLHPVVDLEGLQSLQKEIKEVYVDQTIKRYIVDIVNLTRKFHSVYLGASPRGSIALMKAAQAYAFMYGRDYVIPDDIQYLAPFVLSHRIILKSEAKFEGLTAEEIVNRVIARIPVPVQRLVK; this is encoded by the coding sequence ATGAACCCAATAATAGAAAAAATTCTTTTAAACATTGAAAAGGTGATGATTGGAAAGAGGAATGTAGCGGAACTTAGCCTTATTGCTTTATTAGCAGAAGGCCATGTGCTGCTGGAGGACGTGCCAGGTGTGGGGAAGACGATGATGGTCCGTGCTCTCGCGAAGTCTGTTAATGCGAACTTCCGCAGGATTCAGTTTACCCCTGACTTATTACCATCAGATGTTACGGGAATTTCGATTTATAACCCAAAGGAAATGGAATTTCAGTTTCGGCCTGGACCGTTGATGGGGAACATTATCCTTGCAGATGAAATAAACAGGACCTCGCCAAAGACACAGTCTGCTCTACTTGAAGGAATGGAGGAGGCCAGTGTAACCATTGATGGGGTCACCCATCGATTAGAAAAGCCATTCTTTGTCATGGCGACACAAAATCCTATAGAATACGAAGGGACATATCCGCTGCCAGAAGCACAGCTGGATCGCTTTTTATTAAAAATGAAAATGGGCTACCCTGAAGTGGAAGAAGAGATAGAAGTTCTTAATAGAGCTCAGAAAGTCCCGCCGATCGAAGACCTTCATCCAGTGGTGGATCTCGAAGGTTTACAATCCCTGCAAAAAGAAATAAAAGAGGTGTATGTCGACCAAACGATTAAGCGCTATATTGTAGATATCGTTAACCTGACTCGAAAATTTCACTCTGTCTACCTTGGCGCTAGTCCAAGGGGCTCCATTGCTTTAATGAAAGCTGCACAAGCCTATGCTTTTATGTATGGTCGAGACTATGTTATCCCTGATGATATACAATATCTAGCACCATTTGTTTTATCTCATCGGATTATTTTAAAATCAGAAGCAAAGTTTGAGGGATTGACAGCGGAAGAAATTGTAAATCGAGTGATTGCAAGAATTCCTGTTCCTGTCCAAAGGCTCGTGAAGTAA
- a CDS encoding DUF58 domain-containing protein → MKKLSIPFKKVWKFVVLLFLIVLTFSYAMFQGGFVSWFLFYSFLPFALYCIGLSFYSLNELEITRQIPKNDYSAGEPLEVTVTVKRKSFFPIFYLLIEDDVDDALKHSQQKKKAKALVLPGFRKEFSYEYVIHELPRGEHKFKGFIVRTGDILGLVEKVKSQTNESKIIVYPAYTELLYRPFETHFDQGMTASRERVQRDTTLAIGVRDYQPGDRFSWINWKASAKRNEIMTKEFEQRQSHDVFVVMDCIPDKRFEAIVSFTASLLRAVLKKGAQIGLLTISRERASFPIRGGENQLQQLFYHLAKIEAKSPSSFEKVLETEGMFVQQTVSFLLVSAQLTKPLLEKAGYLGQRKGKITLFLIKGEKESSTQDERSLIALANARNIRVVMVHEGQFASAFSEVNLR, encoded by the coding sequence ATGAAGAAATTATCGATTCCATTCAAAAAAGTATGGAAGTTTGTCGTCTTACTCTTTTTGATTGTGCTTACCTTTTCATACGCCATGTTTCAAGGCGGATTTGTAAGCTGGTTTTTATTTTATAGCTTCTTACCTTTTGCTCTTTATTGTATCGGCTTATCCTTTTATTCTTTGAATGAGTTGGAAATAACCAGACAAATACCCAAAAATGATTACAGTGCTGGTGAACCGTTGGAGGTAACCGTAACCGTAAAGAGAAAATCATTTTTCCCGATATTTTATCTGCTGATTGAAGATGATGTAGATGACGCCCTAAAGCATTCCCAGCAAAAAAAGAAGGCAAAGGCACTAGTATTGCCGGGTTTTAGGAAGGAATTTTCCTATGAATATGTTATTCATGAACTTCCACGGGGCGAGCATAAATTTAAAGGATTTATCGTCCGAACAGGTGATATTTTAGGCTTAGTTGAAAAAGTAAAATCGCAGACAAATGAAAGTAAAATCATTGTCTACCCCGCTTATACAGAATTACTGTACCGGCCCTTTGAAACCCATTTTGATCAAGGTATGACTGCGTCAAGGGAACGGGTACAGCGTGATACCACATTGGCGATTGGTGTCCGGGATTACCAGCCCGGTGATCGGTTTTCGTGGATTAACTGGAAAGCCTCTGCAAAACGAAATGAAATTATGACAAAGGAATTTGAACAGCGTCAATCCCATGATGTATTTGTTGTGATGGATTGCATACCCGATAAGCGCTTTGAAGCAATTGTTTCCTTTACGGCATCTTTATTACGTGCCGTTTTGAAGAAGGGAGCACAAATTGGGCTCTTGACCATTAGTCGAGAAAGGGCATCATTTCCTATAAGGGGCGGTGAAAACCAACTGCAACAGCTTTTCTATCATTTAGCAAAGATAGAAGCAAAGAGTCCTTCCTCGTTTGAAAAAGTGTTAGAGACAGAGGGGATGTTTGTCCAACAAACGGTATCCTTCTTGCTAGTAAGTGCCCAATTAACGAAGCCTTTACTAGAGAAGGCTGGCTACCTTGGGCAAAGAAAAGGAAAGATTACACTTTTTCTTATAAAGGGGGAAAAGGAGTCTTCTACACAAGACGAAAGATCATTGATTGCACTGGCCAACGCACGGAATA